The following nucleotide sequence is from Acinetobacter equi.
TATTGTTAAAGAAGGGATTTTTTGAGATGACTGCTTAGTTTAGTTTAAACACATGAAAGAGCTTGATCTAAGTCAGCAATTAAATCATCTATATGTTCTATGCCAATAGAAAGGCGAACCATATCTTCGCTAACACCTGCTGTTTTTAATTCTTCTGGGTTGAGTTGGCGATGTGTTGTTGTTGCAGGATGGCAAGCTAAGCTTTTAGCATCGCCAATATTTACTAGACGTGTAAATAATTGAAGTGCATCAATAAAGCGAGTCCCACCTTCACGGCCATCTTGGACACCAAAAGAAAGAATGGCAGATGGTTTTCCTTTTACATATTTTTGAGCTAATTCATGTTCGGGGTGATCTTTTAAGCCAGCATAATTGACCCACCTTACTTTTGCATGATTTTTTAAATATTCAGCAATTTTGTGAGCATTTTGGGTATGTCGTTCCATACGTAAATTTAATGTTTCTAGACCTTGTAAAATAAGGAAAACATTATGTGGACTAATTGCTGCTCCAGTGTTGCGTAGTGGAACAACACGTGCACGGGTAATATAGGCTGCTGGACCTAAAGCCTCAACGTAATTTACCCCATGATAACTTGAATCGGGAGTATTTAATGTTTTAAAGCGTTCTGGATATTTTCCCCAAGGGAATTTGCCACTATCAACAATAATGCCACCAATAGAATTACCATGCCCACCAATATATTTTGTTAATGAATGCACAATAATATCTGCACCAAATTCAAAAGATTTTTGTAATACAGGTGTTGCTACCGTATTATCAACAATAACAGGTATGCCGTATTCGTGAGCAATTTTTGAAATTTCTTCTAAGTCAATAATATTTCCAAGTGGATTACCAATAGATTCGACAAAAACGAGCTTGGTTTTTTCATCAATAATTTGATGGAGATTTTTGGGTTTTTTGTAGTCAAAGAAACGGACTTCAATACCTTGTTTAGGAAGAGTGTGAGCAAATAAATTATAAGTACCACCGTAGAGTGTTGAAACAGAAGCAATATTGTCACCCACTTCAGTAATTGTTTGAATTGCATACGTAATTGCAGCCATACCTGAAGCTAAAGCCAAGGCGCCAATTCCACCTTCTAGTGCAGCAATTCGTTGCTCTAGAACAGCAGTTGTGGGATTCATAATGCGTGTATAAATATTTCCTTGGACTTTTAAATCAAATAGATCTGCACCATGCTGAGTATTATCAAAAGCATAAGATGTTGTTTGATAAATAGGGACAGCAACAGCCTTTGTTGTTGCTTCCGGTGTGTATCCTGCATGAATAGCAAGCGTTTCATCTTTATAAGTCATAATTTCCTATCATCCTGAATAGATTCTTATTTGATCAGTCTAGCACTGCTTATTCTTTTTAAATGTGAATCTTTTGGGAAAATATAGTTAATTTATTCATAAAGATGAAATTATTTGAGGGCTGTTGAAATAATCTAATGATTAGCATCTTTAGGATTGTTTTTATACAGAATAAAACTTGTAACAATCCATTGAAGTTGTGCTCTATAGCTTATTTTTTTATTGCTTTAAGGGTATAATAGTCGATTATTTTTTCACTCATT
It contains:
- a CDS encoding O-acetylhomoserine aminocarboxypropyltransferase/cysteine synthase family protein is translated as MTYKDETLAIHAGYTPEATTKAVAVPIYQTTSYAFDNTQHGADLFDLKVQGNIYTRIMNPTTAVLEQRIAALEGGIGALALASGMAAITYAIQTITEVGDNIASVSTLYGGTYNLFAHTLPKQGIEVRFFDYKKPKNLHQIIDEKTKLVFVESIGNPLGNIIDLEEISKIAHEYGIPVIVDNTVATPVLQKSFEFGADIIVHSLTKYIGGHGNSIGGIIVDSGKFPWGKYPERFKTLNTPDSSYHGVNYVEALGPAAYITRARVVPLRNTGAAISPHNVFLILQGLETLNLRMERHTQNAHKIAEYLKNHAKVRWVNYAGLKDHPEHELAQKYVKGKPSAILSFGVQDGREGGTRFIDALQLFTRLVNIGDAKSLACHPATTTHRQLNPEELKTAGVSEDMVRLSIGIEHIDDLIADLDQALSCV